The proteins below come from a single Nocardioides eburneiflavus genomic window:
- a CDS encoding glycoside hydrolase family 3 protein, which yields MLPIRPRLAVIATGVLLVSGCAGLGSTPDDAVPGTSTPTSSASTGSGEPAAPEAEETEGPDTPTSWGPTVGEVEEARELVATWTPEQLAGGVIVGRFHGTDPDEPARMVRELHLAGVSVTGANVVDQQQVLDMTAAVSRAAREDGRDFPPVIGVDQEGGYVSHLRGIATEFPHFASAGLAIAADPRLGRRVTRAAALTTGLELRGLGFTWVFAPVADVTIGAADPTIGARSPSMDPALAAQAVGAAVKGYDDAGVVSTVKHFPGHGGATSDSHDTLPVLDATVEELMAHDLPPFEAAIRQQAPAVMLSHLDLTDIAPGVPASMAPEVYDLLRDDLGFEGVAITDSLGMGAVGGRPTPALQALQAGADLLLMPVDNATTHQIVVDAIDSGLVSRARVEEAAARVVALQMWQARIAAQRPVPADVVDRARAASADLESAAY from the coding sequence GTGCTCCCGATCCGACCCCGACTGGCCGTGATCGCGACGGGTGTCCTGCTCGTCAGCGGCTGCGCCGGCCTCGGCTCGACGCCAGACGACGCGGTTCCGGGCACGTCCACGCCCACGTCCTCCGCCTCCACCGGGTCCGGCGAGCCTGCGGCGCCCGAGGCCGAGGAGACCGAGGGCCCGGACACGCCGACCTCGTGGGGCCCGACCGTGGGAGAGGTCGAGGAGGCGCGTGAGCTCGTCGCCACGTGGACCCCCGAGCAGCTCGCCGGCGGCGTCATCGTCGGCCGGTTCCACGGCACCGACCCCGACGAGCCGGCGCGGATGGTGCGCGAGCTGCACCTGGCCGGTGTCTCGGTCACCGGTGCCAACGTCGTCGACCAGCAGCAGGTGCTCGACATGACCGCCGCCGTCTCCCGCGCCGCGCGCGAGGACGGGCGCGACTTCCCCCCGGTCATCGGCGTCGACCAGGAGGGCGGCTACGTCTCGCACCTGCGCGGCATCGCCACCGAGTTCCCCCACTTCGCGTCCGCCGGACTGGCCATCGCCGCCGACCCCAGGCTCGGTCGCCGGGTCACCCGCGCCGCAGCCCTGACGACGGGGCTCGAGCTGCGCGGGCTGGGGTTCACCTGGGTGTTCGCGCCGGTCGCCGACGTGACCATCGGCGCCGCCGACCCGACGATCGGCGCGCGCTCACCGTCGATGGACCCCGCGCTCGCCGCCCAAGCGGTCGGCGCGGCCGTCAAGGGCTACGACGACGCGGGTGTCGTCTCGACGGTCAAGCACTTCCCCGGCCACGGCGGTGCGACGAGCGACAGCCACGACACCCTGCCGGTGCTCGACGCGACCGTCGAGGAGCTGATGGCGCACGACCTGCCTCCCTTCGAGGCCGCCATCCGCCAGCAGGCACCGGCGGTCATGCTGAGCCACCTCGACCTCACCGACATCGCGCCGGGCGTCCCGGCGAGCATGGCGCCGGAGGTCTACGACCTGCTGCGCGACGACCTGGGGTTCGAGGGCGTGGCGATCACCGACTCGCTCGGGATGGGCGCGGTCGGCGGGCGCCCGACGCCGGCGCTGCAGGCTCTCCAGGCGGGTGCGGACCTGCTCCTGATGCCGGTGGACAACGCGACCACGCACCAGATCGTGGTCGACGCGATCGACTCTGGGCTCGTCTCGCGGGCCCGGGTCGAGGAGGCGGCCGCCCGCGTGGTGGCGCTCCAGATGTGGCAGGCCCGGATCGCAGCACAGCGGCCCGTGCCCGCCGACGTGGTCGACAGGGCACGGGCCGCGAGCGCGGACCTGGAGTCCGCGGCGTACTGA
- a CDS encoding RNA polymerase sigma factor: MFVSSHARKLLPAEVLAHPSIATLVAAATPTGTVSPEDVRRASDEAGVEPRHLKALLVHLSGLGISVQIDATSLRAVAATSKRAATSSAAKKAPAKKAAAAEAPAAKKAAAPAKKTAAKKTATKTAATDEVVDLGAVEAPVIGPDGKKVLPDIPDAEFEKDVAKDPTIKEDEKQAFTVSAADETDEPEQQVMVAGATADPVKDYLKQIGKVPLLNAEMEVELAKRIEAGLFSEEKLAKGGRISPKMLEEYEWIAEDGRRAKNHLLEANLRLVVSLAKRYTGRGMLFLDLIQEGNLGLIRAVEKFDYTKGYKFSTYATWWIRQAITRAMADQARTIRIPVHMVEVINKLARVQRQMLQDLGREPTPEELAKELDMTPEKVIEVQKYGREPISLHTPLGEDGDSEFGDLIEDSEAIVPADAVSFTLLQEQLHAVLDTLSEREAGVVSMRFGLTDGQPKTLDEIGKVYGVTRERIRQIESKTMSKLRHPSRSQVLRDYLD, encoded by the coding sequence GTGTTCGTGTCTTCACACGCACGCAAGTTGCTCCCCGCAGAGGTGCTCGCGCACCCCTCCATCGCCACCCTGGTCGCCGCCGCGACCCCCACTGGCACCGTCTCCCCCGAGGACGTACGGCGCGCCAGTGACGAGGCCGGCGTCGAGCCCCGGCACCTGAAGGCACTCCTGGTGCACCTCAGCGGTCTCGGCATCTCGGTCCAGATCGATGCCACCAGCCTGCGCGCGGTCGCGGCGACCAGCAAGCGGGCTGCGACCTCCTCGGCCGCCAAGAAGGCGCCGGCCAAGAAGGCTGCGGCGGCCGAGGCGCCCGCCGCGAAGAAGGCCGCCGCCCCTGCGAAGAAGACGGCGGCGAAGAAGACCGCCACTAAGACCGCCGCCACCGACGAGGTCGTCGACCTCGGAGCCGTCGAGGCGCCGGTGATCGGCCCGGACGGCAAGAAGGTCCTGCCCGACATCCCCGACGCCGAGTTCGAGAAGGACGTGGCCAAGGACCCGACGATCAAGGAGGACGAGAAGCAGGCCTTCACCGTCTCCGCGGCTGACGAGACCGACGAGCCCGAGCAGCAGGTCATGGTGGCGGGCGCCACCGCAGACCCGGTCAAGGACTACCTCAAGCAGATCGGCAAGGTCCCCCTCCTCAACGCGGAGATGGAGGTCGAGCTCGCCAAGCGCATCGAGGCCGGCCTGTTCTCCGAGGAGAAGCTCGCCAAGGGCGGGCGGATCAGCCCCAAGATGCTCGAGGAGTACGAGTGGATCGCTGAGGACGGACGCCGCGCCAAGAACCACCTCCTCGAGGCCAACCTGCGACTCGTCGTCTCGCTGGCCAAGCGCTACACGGGTCGCGGCATGCTCTTCCTCGACCTCATCCAGGAGGGCAACCTCGGCCTGATCCGTGCGGTCGAGAAGTTCGACTACACCAAGGGCTACAAGTTCTCGACCTACGCCACCTGGTGGATCCGCCAGGCGATCACCCGCGCGATGGCCGACCAGGCCCGCACCATCCGCATCCCGGTGCACATGGTCGAGGTCATCAACAAGCTCGCCCGCGTGCAGCGCCAGATGCTCCAGGACCTGGGCCGCGAGCCCACGCCGGAGGAGCTGGCCAAGGAGCTCGACATGACCCCCGAGAAGGTCATCGAGGTCCAGAAGTACGGCCGCGAGCCCATCTCGCTGCACACCCCCCTCGGCGAGGACGGCGACTCCGAGTTCGGTGACCTCATCGAGGACTCCGAGGCGATCGTGCCGGCCGACGCCGTGTCGTTCACCCTCCTCCAGGAGCAGCTGCACGCGGTGCTCGACACCTTGTCCGAGCGCGAGGCCGGCGTGGTCTCGATGCGCTTCGGCCTCACCGACGGCCAGCCGAAGACGCTCGACGAGATCGGCAAGGTCTACGGCGTGACCCGCGAGCGGATCCGCCAGATCGAGTCCAAGACGATGTCGAAGCTGCGGCACCCGAGCCGGTCCCAGGTCCTGCGCGACTACCTGGACTGA
- a CDS encoding glutamate-cysteine ligase family protein: MGEEVAQQEFSRADRTRHREKVRRNLDVFARMLREAAFDTDDPMTGLEMELNLIDDAGDPALKNAEVLEAIADPDFQTELGQFNIEINLAPAKLREGGLATFEESLRRSLNDAEEKGSRVGAHQVMIGILPTLAEGHMTRDSLSSNPRYALLSEQILNARGEDITISISGKERLTTTADSIVPEAACTSTQFHVQTSPDQFAAYWNAAQSIAGVQLAVSANSPYLLGKELWRETRIPLFEQATDTRSEELKAQGVRPRVWFGERWITSVFDLFEENVRYFPALLPVTDEEDPLEVLEAGGTPALHELKLHNGTIYRWNRPVYDISQGMPHLRVENRLLAAGPTVADTIANAALWFGLIRYLVESERPLWSQMSFSAAEENFHVAAQTGVDAQVYWPGIGQVRATELVLRRLLPMAHAGLESWGVPGEQRDRYLGIIEHRCQAEASGAGWFVDRVRERGGEDRYDALRATLLDYRDRMHSNEPVHAWD; this comes from the coding sequence ATGGGAGAAGAGGTCGCGCAGCAGGAGTTCAGTCGGGCCGACCGGACGCGCCACCGCGAGAAGGTGCGTCGCAACCTCGACGTGTTCGCCCGGATGCTGCGGGAGGCCGCGTTCGACACGGACGACCCGATGACCGGCCTCGAGATGGAGCTCAACCTCATCGACGACGCCGGCGACCCGGCCCTGAAGAACGCCGAGGTCCTCGAGGCCATCGCCGACCCCGACTTCCAGACCGAGCTCGGCCAGTTCAACATCGAGATCAACCTGGCGCCCGCCAAGCTGCGCGAGGGCGGGCTGGCCACCTTCGAGGAGAGCCTGCGCCGCTCGCTCAACGACGCCGAGGAGAAGGGCTCCCGGGTGGGGGCCCACCAGGTGATGATCGGCATCCTGCCGACGCTCGCCGAGGGGCACATGACCCGCGACTCGCTGAGCTCCAACCCCCGCTACGCGCTGCTGTCCGAGCAGATCCTCAACGCCCGCGGCGAGGACATCACGATCAGCATCTCCGGCAAGGAGCGGCTCACCACGACGGCCGACTCGATCGTCCCCGAGGCCGCGTGCACCAGCACCCAGTTCCACGTCCAGACCTCGCCCGACCAGTTCGCCGCCTACTGGAACGCGGCCCAGTCGATCGCCGGCGTGCAGCTCGCGGTGTCGGCCAACTCGCCCTACCTCCTCGGCAAGGAGCTGTGGCGCGAGACGCGGATCCCGCTGTTCGAGCAGGCCACCGACACCCGCAGCGAGGAGCTGAAGGCGCAGGGCGTCCGTCCGCGCGTGTGGTTCGGCGAGCGCTGGATCACCTCGGTGTTCGACCTGTTCGAGGAGAACGTCCGCTACTTCCCGGCGCTGCTGCCCGTGACCGACGAGGAGGACCCCCTCGAGGTCCTCGAGGCCGGCGGCACTCCCGCCCTCCACGAGCTCAAGCTGCACAACGGCACGATCTACCGCTGGAACCGACCGGTGTACGACATCTCCCAGGGCATGCCGCACCTGCGGGTCGAGAACCGCCTGCTGGCCGCCGGGCCGACCGTGGCCGACACGATCGCCAACGCGGCGCTGTGGTTCGGACTGATCCGCTACCTCGTCGAGAGCGAGCGCCCGCTCTGGTCGCAGATGTCGTTCTCGGCAGCCGAGGAGAACTTCCACGTCGCGGCCCAGACAGGTGTCGACGCCCAGGTCTACTGGCCCGGCATCGGGCAGGTCCGTGCCACCGAGCTCGTGCTGCGCAGGCTGCTGCCGATGGCACACGCGGGCCTCGAGTCGTGGGGCGTGCCGGGCGAGCAGCGCGACCGCTACCTCGGGATCATCGAGCATCGGTGCCAGGCCGAGGCTAGTGGCGCCGGGTGGTTCGTCGACCGGGTGCGCGAGCGCGGGGGAGAGGACCGCTACGACGCGCTGCGCGCGACGCTGCTCGACTATCGCGACCGCATGCACAGCAACGAGCCGGTCCACGCCTGGGACTGA
- a CDS encoding M28 family metallopeptidase codes for MHRLASSVALTAALLLISGCSTGGTPIDGGPAGSTPSPQSSATATPTEDTAEGTTEERAPEQGMVTPADFERATAVRVVRHLAGVIGPREATGRAYARAARWVQGELEGMGYDVARQRFDVPAGESWGVPVPAGRSVNVVATPVGFDPARPHLVVGAHLDTVPQAPGAEDNASGVGVLLAVAEAVAQRRTRLPVVLVAFGAEEPRGPGDDDHHYGSRHYAAELGRRERAAVRAMVSLDRVGVGATVPVGSATSSDPVQRSLLAAARSAGVRAVAVAEQRSSDHWSFVRAGLPAARLGSTSYAAYHSAADVPAVVQPEQLARAGRVVLAWLAPRQPSAG; via the coding sequence ATGCACCGTCTCGCGAGCAGCGTCGCCCTCACGGCGGCGCTGCTCCTCATTTCGGGGTGCTCGACCGGCGGCACGCCCATCGACGGCGGGCCCGCCGGGTCGACCCCGTCCCCGCAGTCCTCCGCGACAGCGACGCCGACCGAGGACACCGCTGAGGGGACCACCGAGGAGCGGGCTCCTGAGCAGGGCATGGTCACCCCGGCGGACTTCGAACGCGCCACGGCCGTGCGGGTCGTACGCCACCTCGCCGGGGTGATCGGTCCCCGCGAGGCGACCGGCCGTGCGTACGCCCGCGCCGCACGCTGGGTGCAGGGCGAGCTCGAGGGGATGGGGTACGACGTGGCGCGCCAGCGGTTCGACGTGCCGGCGGGGGAGTCGTGGGGCGTCCCTGTCCCGGCCGGCCGATCGGTCAACGTGGTGGCGACGCCGGTCGGGTTCGACCCTGCCCGCCCGCACCTCGTCGTCGGTGCGCACCTCGACACCGTCCCGCAGGCTCCCGGTGCCGAGGACAACGCGTCCGGGGTCGGCGTCCTGCTGGCGGTCGCCGAGGCGGTCGCGCAGCGTCGGACCCGTCTGCCTGTCGTGCTGGTGGCCTTCGGCGCGGAGGAGCCCCGCGGGCCGGGAGACGACGACCACCACTACGGCTCGCGCCACTACGCCGCCGAGCTGGGACGTCGCGAGCGCGCCGCCGTGCGCGCCATGGTGTCGCTCGACCGCGTGGGAGTCGGCGCCACGGTGCCGGTCGGCTCCGCGACGTCGTCCGACCCCGTGCAACGCTCGCTTCTGGCCGCCGCCCGCTCCGCGGGCGTACGGGCGGTCGCAGTGGCCGAGCAGCGCAGCAGCGACCACTGGTCGTTCGTCCGAGCCGGCCTGCCCGCGGCACGGCTCGGGTCGACGTCGTACGCCGCCTATCACTCGGCGGCCGACGTCCCGGCCGTCGTGCAGCCCGAGCAGCTCGCGCGTGCGGGTCGCGTCGTGCTCGCGTGGCTCGCGCCGCGCCAGCCGTCCGCTGGGTAG
- a CDS encoding universal stress protein yields MGTVVVGYVPKPEGEAALAAGINEAKLRGSKLVVVNSHRGGQEFDGSAAKAAEDDLGAIRARLEEAGVEHDIRQLVRGFEPAEDLISIAEANSAELLVIGLRRRSPVGKLILGSNAQRVLLDAPCPVLAVKAQ; encoded by the coding sequence ATGGGCACTGTCGTCGTCGGATACGTCCCCAAGCCGGAGGGCGAAGCCGCTCTTGCTGCTGGCATCAACGAGGCCAAGCTGCGCGGCAGCAAGCTCGTCGTGGTGAACTCCCACCGGGGAGGCCAGGAGTTCGACGGCTCGGCGGCCAAGGCCGCGGAGGACGACCTCGGCGCCATCAGGGCCAGGCTCGAGGAGGCCGGTGTCGAGCACGACATCCGCCAGCTCGTGCGTGGGTTCGAGCCCGCAGAGGACCTGATCAGCATCGCCGAGGCCAACAGCGCGGAGCTGCTCGTCATCGGCCTGCGCCGCCGCTCGCCCGTCGGCAAGCTGATCCTCGGCAGCAACGCCCAGCGCGTGCTGCTCGACGCGCCCTGCCCGGTCCTGGCGGTCAAGGCCCAGTAG
- a CDS encoding DUF4192 domain-containing protein: MESHDHHHDHAPTSPSPVTRLRARTPDDIAAFVPLALGFVPERSVVLISVGSPGGMSARVDLPQDPDDVDDVVEALLRPARRNGVRDVVVVIYDDDTTVADEAAWALHEELTAAGISVREVMRVHDDHWYAVLPGAPLAAYRGVPFTRAEHPFTAQGVFDGRVTHTSREALRATLAPDVASIRTTEAALAEASALPGGALGSLVRRHLGSGTTFSVDELAAVAHTLPSGARRDEAWVGLVRGEARRAVDLWSDAVRRLPDRHVAGPAAVLAFAAWLLGDGALAWCAVDRCRDVEPAHSLGGLVAQLLESATSPDHWEVLRPELATSGDPAA, from the coding sequence ATGGAATCCCACGACCACCACCACGACCACGCCCCGACCTCACCCTCGCCTGTCACCAGGCTCCGCGCCCGCACCCCGGACGACATCGCCGCCTTCGTGCCGCTCGCCCTCGGCTTCGTCCCCGAGCGGTCCGTCGTCCTCATCAGCGTCGGCTCGCCGGGCGGCATGAGCGCACGCGTCGACCTGCCCCAGGACCCCGACGACGTCGACGACGTGGTGGAGGCGCTGCTGCGTCCCGCCCGGCGCAACGGCGTCCGCGACGTGGTCGTGGTGATCTACGACGACGACACCACGGTCGCCGACGAGGCTGCCTGGGCCCTCCACGAGGAGCTCACCGCGGCGGGCATCTCGGTCCGGGAGGTCATGCGGGTGCACGACGACCACTGGTACGCCGTGCTGCCCGGCGCGCCCCTGGCCGCCTACCGAGGCGTGCCGTTCACCCGCGCCGAGCACCCGTTCACCGCACAGGGCGTCTTCGACGGCCGCGTCACGCACACCAGCCGTGAGGCACTACGAGCCACGCTGGCCCCCGACGTCGCGTCGATCCGCACGACCGAGGCCGCGCTCGCGGAGGCGAGCGCCTTGCCCGGCGGCGCGCTCGGGAGCCTCGTGCGGCGCCATCTGGGCAGTGGCACCACCTTCTCGGTCGACGAGCTGGCCGCAGTCGCCCACACCCTCCCGTCCGGCGCGCGCCGCGACGAGGCGTGGGTGGGGCTCGTCCGGGGCGAGGCGCGCCGGGCCGTGGACCTGTGGAGCGACGCCGTACGACGACTGCCGGACCGGCACGTCGCCGGGCCGGCGGCCGTCCTGGCCTTCGCGGCGTGGCTCCTGGGGGACGGGGCGCTGGCGTGGTGCGCCGTCGACCGCTGTCGGGACGTCGAGCCCGCCCATTCCCTCGGCGGCCTCGTGGCCCAGCTGCTGGAGTCGGCGACCTCCCCGGACCACTGGGAGGTCCTGCGGCCCGAGCTGGCGACCAGCGGGGACCCCGCTGCGTGA
- a CDS encoding HhH-GPD-type base excision DNA repair protein translates to MGFQITGDPAADKVLDDSAFALLVGMMLDQQYPMEHAFRGPAKVLDRFGSVEPDAIAAADPEQFAAMASTPPAIHRFPGSMAARLQELARIVEESYGGDASRIWTEAADGKDLLKRVMALPGFGKQKAQIFVALLAKQAGVRPDGWEAVVGDYALDGHRSVADVVDAESLQKVRDFKKAKKAGSAAAKTAR, encoded by the coding sequence ATGGGCTTCCAGATCACCGGCGACCCCGCCGCCGACAAGGTTCTCGACGACTCCGCGTTCGCGCTGCTGGTCGGCATGATGCTCGACCAGCAGTACCCGATGGAGCATGCGTTCCGTGGCCCGGCCAAGGTGCTCGACCGGTTCGGCTCGGTCGAGCCCGACGCCATCGCAGCCGCAGACCCCGAGCAGTTCGCGGCCATGGCGTCGACGCCGCCGGCGATCCACCGCTTCCCGGGCTCGATGGCCGCCCGCCTGCAGGAGCTCGCGCGGATCGTCGAGGAGTCCTACGGCGGGGACGCCTCGCGGATCTGGACGGAGGCAGCCGACGGAAAGGACCTCCTCAAGCGGGTGATGGCCCTGCCGGGCTTCGGCAAGCAGAAGGCCCAGATCTTCGTCGCCCTGCTGGCCAAGCAGGCCGGTGTCCGCCCCGACGGGTGGGAGGCCGTCGTGGGCGACTACGCCCTGGACGGCCACCGGTCGGTCGCCGACGTCGTGGACGCCGAGTCGCTGCAGAAGGTGCGCGACTTCAAGAAGGCCAAGAAGGCCGGGTCGGCCGCGGCGAAGACCGCCCGCTGA
- a CDS encoding DNA polymerase IV translates to MRSTASVLHLDLDAFFAAVEQRDKPSLRGKPVIVGGTGGRGVVSTASYEARRYGVGSAMSGREARARCPHAAFLSGRFHAYRATSKLVMEVLRDLSPLVEPLSLDEAFVDLAAADLPDLEVATVTEVGERLRARVHEVTGGLTATVGIASSKFLAKVASELDKPDGMTVVPPGTELDLLRPMNVHVIPGVGPATAERLRRAGIHTIAELELVTEDELVRLLGQAHGHGLWQLARAQDSRPVVAEREAKSVSVEGTYDSDLTDRRLMEGLLTRQAREVGTRLRKNGLSGRTVTIKVRLHDFTTLSRSSTLSSPTDEGGTIGRIARSLLADLDTTGGVRLLGVGVSGLADWVQEDLFGETAAEEEVEVVLPEPPRRTWPPGADVVHDELGPGWVWGSGAGVVTVRFETADTPPGPVRSFRVDDPALRRFEPPPED, encoded by the coding sequence ATGCGCAGCACCGCGTCGGTCCTGCACCTGGACCTGGACGCCTTCTTCGCCGCCGTCGAGCAGCGCGACAAGCCGTCGCTGCGGGGCAAGCCGGTGATCGTCGGCGGCACGGGCGGTCGCGGAGTGGTGTCCACCGCGTCGTACGAGGCGCGCCGCTACGGCGTCGGGTCGGCGATGTCGGGGCGCGAGGCGCGGGCACGCTGCCCCCACGCCGCCTTCCTCAGCGGGCGGTTCCACGCCTACCGTGCGACGAGCAAGCTCGTCATGGAGGTCCTGCGCGACCTGTCCCCGCTGGTGGAGCCGCTGTCGCTGGACGAGGCGTTCGTCGACCTCGCCGCCGCGGACCTCCCCGACCTCGAGGTCGCGACCGTCACCGAGGTGGGCGAGCGGTTGCGCGCCCGGGTGCACGAGGTGACCGGCGGTCTCACCGCGACGGTGGGCATCGCGTCCTCGAAGTTCCTCGCCAAGGTGGCCAGCGAGCTGGACAAGCCCGACGGGATGACGGTGGTCCCGCCCGGGACCGAGCTCGACCTGCTCCGTCCGATGAACGTCCACGTGATCCCCGGCGTCGGGCCCGCGACCGCCGAGCGGCTGCGCCGAGCGGGCATCCACACCATCGCCGAGCTCGAGCTCGTCACCGAGGACGAGCTCGTGCGCCTCCTCGGCCAGGCCCACGGGCACGGCCTGTGGCAGCTCGCGCGCGCCCAGGACTCCCGTCCCGTGGTGGCCGAGCGCGAGGCCAAGTCGGTGAGCGTGGAGGGCACGTACGACTCCGACCTCACCGACCGCCGCTTGATGGAGGGCCTGCTGACCCGGCAGGCCCGGGAGGTCGGGACCCGGCTGCGCAAGAACGGTCTCTCCGGCCGCACCGTCACCATCAAGGTGCGGCTGCACGACTTCACCACCCTCAGCCGGTCGAGCACGCTGTCCAGCCCGACCGACGAGGGCGGCACGATCGGGCGGATCGCCCGCTCCCTGCTCGCCGACCTCGACACCACGGGCGGGGTGCGGCTCCTCGGGGTCGGCGTGTCCGGCCTGGCCGACTGGGTGCAGGAGGACCTCTTCGGCGAGACCGCGGCCGAGGAGGAGGTGGAGGTGGTGCTGCCCGAGCCGCCGCGCCGCACGTGGCCGCCGGGTGCCGACGTGGTCCACGACGAGCTGGGACCCGGGTGGGTCTGGGGCTCGGGCGCGGGCGTCGTGACCGTACGCTTCGAGACCGCCGACACGCCGCCGGGACCGGTGCGCAGCTTCCGCGTCGACGATCCCGCCCTCCGGCGCTTCGAGCCGCCGCCGGAGGACTGA
- the coaE gene encoding dephospho-CoA kinase codes for MSIRVGLTGGIASGKSTVSAILAELGAVVIDADLIAREVVTRGTPGLDAVVAEFGPGVLTEEGDLDRPAMGALVFSDPSARKRLEAIVHPLVHQRSAELEAAAPPGSVIVHDVPLLAEVGRGGQFDAVIVVDAPTDVQVTRMVRDRGWTREEAESRIAAQATREDRLAIATHVIDNTGSLDDLRRHVEEAYAELAGRA; via the coding sequence GTGAGCATTCGCGTCGGGCTGACCGGGGGCATCGCCTCGGGGAAGAGCACCGTCTCGGCGATCCTCGCCGAGCTCGGGGCCGTCGTCATCGACGCCGACCTGATCGCTCGTGAGGTGGTGACCCGCGGCACCCCCGGCCTCGACGCCGTGGTCGCCGAGTTCGGGCCCGGCGTCCTGACCGAGGAGGGCGACCTCGACCGGCCGGCGATGGGCGCGTTGGTCTTCTCGGACCCGTCGGCGCGCAAGCGGCTCGAGGCGATCGTCCACCCGCTGGTGCACCAGCGCAGCGCCGAGCTCGAGGCTGCCGCGCCGCCCGGCTCCGTGATCGTCCACGACGTCCCGCTGCTCGCGGAGGTGGGCCGGGGCGGGCAGTTCGACGCCGTGATCGTGGTCGACGCCCCCACCGACGTGCAGGTGACGCGGATGGTCCGCGACCGCGGGTGGACCCGTGAGGAGGCCGAGTCGCGGATCGCCGCCCAGGCCACCCGCGAGGACCGGCTGGCCATCGCGACCCACGTGATCGACAACACCGGGTCCCTCGACGACCTGCGCCGACACGTCGAGGAGGCGTACGCCGAGCTGGCCGGCCGTGCCTGA
- a CDS encoding sigma-70 family RNA polymerase sigma factor: MSTAQAKRTTSTTREIEGRDSVGLYLDEIARTPLLDAETEVELSKTIEAGLLAQHLLDTGRVGRRKGGAPMSANEAELEWLAEQGRLAVDRFIEANLRLVVSIARKYGRSQMPMLDLIQEGNTGLIRAVEKFDYTKGYKFSTYATWWVRQAITRGIAQQARVVRLPVHVVEELNQVGSARRTLERQLGRDPEPEEIATELGMELDRVLDLMSWGRDHVSLDTPVDEDGDTSLGDLMAQETAPGPDLNYLDAEARQRLDDLVGILDERSADIVRARYGLADGRQHKLADIGARHGISAERVRQLEREALQKLRRAGDPDLAA; the protein is encoded by the coding sequence ATGAGCACTGCACAGGCCAAGCGCACCACCAGCACCACTCGTGAGATCGAGGGCCGCGACAGCGTGGGCCTCTACCTCGACGAGATCGCTCGCACCCCGCTCCTCGACGCCGAGACCGAGGTCGAGCTGTCAAAGACCATCGAGGCGGGCCTGCTGGCCCAGCACCTCCTCGACACCGGCCGGGTCGGCCGGCGCAAGGGCGGCGCCCCGATGAGCGCCAACGAGGCCGAGCTCGAGTGGCTCGCCGAGCAGGGTCGGCTCGCCGTCGACCGCTTCATCGAGGCCAACCTGCGCCTCGTGGTCTCGATCGCCCGCAAGTACGGCCGCTCGCAGATGCCGATGCTCGACCTGATCCAGGAGGGCAACACCGGCCTGATCCGCGCGGTCGAGAAGTTCGACTACACCAAGGGCTACAAGTTCTCGACCTACGCAACCTGGTGGGTCCGCCAGGCCATCACCCGCGGCATCGCGCAGCAGGCCCGCGTCGTACGCCTCCCCGTGCACGTCGTGGAGGAGCTCAACCAGGTCGGCAGCGCGCGGCGCACGCTCGAGCGCCAGCTCGGGCGCGACCCCGAGCCCGAAGAGATCGCCACCGAGCTCGGCATGGAGCTCGACCGGGTCCTCGACCTGATGAGCTGGGGCCGCGACCACGTGTCCCTGGACACCCCGGTCGACGAGGACGGCGACACGTCGCTGGGCGACCTGATGGCCCAGGAGACCGCACCGGGCCCGGACCTCAACTACCTCGACGCCGAGGCCCGTCAGCGCCTCGACGACCTGGTCGGGATCCTCGACGAGCGCTCGGCCGACATCGTCCGCGCCCGCTACGGCCTGGCCGACGGTCGCCAGCACAAGCTCGCCGACATCGGTGCCCGCCACGGCATCTCCGCCGAGCGGGTGCGCCAGCTGGAGCGGGAGGCGCTGCAGAAGCTCCGCCGCGCCGGCGACCCCGACCTCGCTGCCTGA